The Chiloscyllium plagiosum isolate BGI_BamShark_2017 chromosome 19, ASM401019v2, whole genome shotgun sequence genome contains the following window.
TCCAAACTTTGCCTGAGGACTAGTcctgaagaacacagcaagccaggcagcaacacctcctgttgctgcatggcttgttgtgttcttccagcctcctgcttgtctactcggGACGAGTCATAGTAATGTCTAAACACTGCTTTCCCCATTATATTTTActcaaaaaatttaaaatgtgtgCAGAATTGCTTCAGTTCATTATAATAATGCAAATCTGTCTAAATCATCAAGACCTACATATGTGCAGTCTTACCCTTGATATGTTAATGTTGAATATTAATTATCATATCATTTGAGCTCCATACAACCCCAAAAATCAGTTTTCATCATGTTCTGAGGGTGGAAGGCCAGAGATAATTGGGTTTGGGATAGGATCACGTTTAATAGAGTAAGACCAAATGCTTATCTATACTTAATTCGGGATGTGATAACAACAGGTGTCTCCAAATACTTTGTTGGTGGTTTTGAGTGGAAGCAACTAATTTAATTCACTAGAAGAATGAAGTTCTTAATTCTCATTCTGTTTATACCTATTATGTCTGATATAAAAAGCAAATAAGGTCAACGGGTGAGGAGAACTGATAAGCTAAGGGGGAAGTACAACAAGAACATTATCATCTATGCTATTGAGTCCTCAAGCCATGGgttaaaaatcaaaattttgAATCTCTGGATTTAATTATCCCTTGCCTTTGTTTTTACCAAGCCCAGTAATCACTTGGTTCTATGCAAGTCAAGCTTGGGAGGAGTTGACTGTTTACATTTGTATTCTGACGACTACCATCAGTACTGGTTTCTGTTCTGCTTTTGTGTTGTGAGACCAGACACATGTGCAGTAGTATCGAAAAAGAGGTGACCGTCCGCGGTATTGTCATGAGACTATATATCCAGAAACCCAAGTAAGAttctaatgacgaccatgaaacagttgaagataaTCTGTTGGGGTTGTCCATTAtggtttaaaattaatattacagGTTGTTCTTCTGTAGCGCAATCATTGCGTTCCTATGTAactcattttaaaagtttgcactttagaagcagtgtccccaattcgGCAATGGCATTAACGAAATGCGTATTATCGCAGAATGATCTGTATGCTGAAACCTACCGCTCTGGCATGGGTACTTTATGTGCTCAGATAACTGCTTGGAATTTACAGAGTTTATCTTCCGGTAAGGGTTCAGTTTATTCATGTATAGTTAGCTCATCTAAAACTCAACTTTCCACCGTCAGGCCATAATCATATACAGATTTAATAACATTAACTTTCATTTAGCATAAATGTCCCAAAGTAGTTGCCAAATGATAATAAACATTCCTGAACCATGAAGACAAAAATTAGAAGGCATaaaattttgttaaaaatgttgtttttcacAATAAAAGCTTGCTTAAAAATTTTGCTTTTCAGAAGACAAGTAAACGTGAAAAGAGGGATCTCAAAGCAGAGAAAGTTAGAAAATGGATTCTGTTGAAAAAAACTGCTTCCATTTTGTGTTTTGAGTCAAGGTGGGATGATATTTATACACAATGCTTATGAGTAGTGGGAAAAGATAACAGGACAAAAACAGGTAACTAATTTATCATGATATTGAGTAGATAATGCACAGTTAACAAGTTTAGACACTGAATTTGGATATGTACTGAATTTGTTCTCAAAATTGTGGCAAAGTTACCTgagtggagtgggagcagatCTGAGGAAATTATTGGCcaatattctgttcagttttgtgTGTGAAAGTCCACCCAGGTTTATGAGGGGATGATGCTGATAATGTAAAGCCCTAAATCTTGACTGATTTATGAGCACCCAAGGAGAAACTgaatgatcacaataattcatctcaaattattttatttggaGAATTTTAACACAACTTTTACCAATATTGAAAACAATAAGATGTTAATAGGCACATGTAAACAATCTATTTTAATGGCTCCAGGTAAAAACTGCAGAATAACGTATAACCGTACCACAGTGAGAATCTAACAACAGCTAGGATATGTTTCCAATTAGTTAAACAACAAAATATTAATACTAATCGGTGAATTTATGAAAAAGTATATTGTCTGGAGTGGAGTACCATTTTGTGCACCTTAATAGGTAGAAAACATAGCAAGACATTTCCTTGCATGCAAAATGGTCTTTTAACACTACACTGGTATATTCAATAGCTATGCATGTTAGTCTGGTTAGTCAGTTGTAAACAAGATTATAGCATGCAAGATTCTCACTGATCAATGTTTCAGTAAAACAACATCACTTTCTTTTAATTATGGATCCTGTAAATGACACCAAAGCAATTGATGCGTTTCGAAAATCACTATAGCGTTTCGAAaatcatggttagcactgctgcctcacagcgccagagacctgggttcaattcccgcctcagacgattgcacattctccccgtgtctgcatgggtttcctccgggtgctccggtttcctcccacagtccaaagatgtgcaggtcaggtgaattggccatactaaattgcccgtagtgttaggtaaNNNNNNNNNNNNNNNtaatctaatctaatctaatctaatctatatccttcactgtaggagcaaattactgcaaatgatGGAATCGGTGTAGGAAACAGAAAATACTtgaaatcacaatgggtcaggcagcatctgtggagagagagagcaagctaatatttcgagtccagatgacttttcatcagagctgacatgaactGTGGTATTCATCTTGTCAATAAATATCAGTTTTCTTATTGTTATGAAACATTTTCTTGTCTTGTTCctttttaacatgttaaaaagATTTATattccagatgggtttttgtttgtgattttgagGATTCAAACATTTAAATATCAGCAGTCAGGTGAAGGATAAATCCTTCTTTCACATTACCCACAACATTTGCCTTAACACTGCTCAAAGGGAAGGAGTTTGAGATCCCGCTTTGGTCAGGAAGACGGCGGGGAGCCTAGCCAACATGCTGATTTCCTGAATTCCCCATTCCGAATGTCAACTATTTTAATTAATACAGGCACATGTCGCACCCTTCAAGCCACCTGCTCCACATTTTTGGGCAGATGACTGTGCTTGTTAACAGTTTTGTTAAATATGGGCAATGGAGACCAACTGGAATTTTCCAGTCAGCCTTCAATTTTCTGATGTAGAGGGAAGTGGTTTAGCTGCCTGTTGACAGGTTTATAGGTCCTTCCCACTATCAAGGTGGAGTTGCAGCCCAAGGCTGGCCTCTAAAAGTCCATGCCCCTAACCCCAAGATTGGTGTCCTGAGtgctttatttcttttaaaaaatgactgagAAGTAGCTGGCCTCTAATTGATTGTCCATCTTCAGGAGCCCACCTACTCTTTTAATTGAACATAGAACCTGTCTGCATGTCATTttgagggaggggtggggaggaagatcCCAATGAGTGACTGTCTGCTCTAAAATCAACATTCATCTCAGTGAATCAAGAATTTTTCAGTGGCTCAAAATCAGCAAGTTCTCAAATTCAAACTCAAATTTTAAATGACACTGTATTTCAGTTTCACCAAACAATTAAGAAGTCCACGAGGAATGAGGTCAGTGATATAGAATGGAAGTTCAaaggtaacagggaaggcaaatggaatattggttttatttaaaaaagaatagCATTTAACAACAGGGAAGACTTGCTAAAACTATACGAGGTTGTACTTAGACCACtcttagaatactgtgaacattttTGGCCACATTATCTAAGAGTAGCATTATGGACTGTCTTGAAAAGATTCATAAAGTTGATCTCAggtatggaaggattttcttatgaggttGAGTAttgtactgtgtggagtttagaagaatgagaggcagtcTTATTGAACCATGTAAGGTTCTGAGGAGGTTTGACAAGGTGGATGCTAAAAAGTTGTTACCACTTGTGGGAGTCTAGAACCGAAAGGTATAATCTCCCCTGGAGCGAGGGGTCACCCAGTTAAGGCAGATAAGGAaaatttccttctctcagagggtagtgaattctttaccacagagctCTATAAAAGCTGAGTCATAAAGTATATTTCGGACcaagaagggaatcaagggtcatgggaaaaggcaggaaggtgcaGTTGAGAATTAtttgttcagccatgatctcattgagaaacagagcaaactcaatgagccaaatgatctacttctgctcctgtgtcttgtaTTTATGTTCATTGGGCAGCCTGCAGGCCAGTTTCATCATTTAAGCTTTCACAATTCAGCACCAACTTTCTGCAGTGCACAAAGCAGGTTTCAATGATGCCATGCTGCATTGGGGGTTAAAACTAATTGCCTTGAAACAGACATTTTACAATTTACAGGGTAAGAAGTGAAGCTAAATGAACATTCAAGCAACAACTGTTAAAACCCCCCTGCCAAGAGAATGGAAAAGGCTGCTACCTGTTTGGTGAATAATAGATAAAAAATTGAACTGCCTTTTTGTACCAATTGCTCCTCCAGCCTGTAATATATCAAGCTCTAACTTTAGAAGTTCCTAATTTTCaatccttgaaaaaaagaactgaggGTGAAATTTATTGTTTGTGATAGGAGATTGGAAATTTTGTGTATAGGTGATTTCACATTTGTGTTATAATCTGTTTTTATCCATATATTTAACACTTTTGTGTGACCAGTGCAATGAACGTTTTTATGTTTTTATGTAAGAAATATGAAGATCTTATCTTTTGTTTGTGGGAGATAGCAGTAGTGTTTTCACAGGCAGCGCAGGTACAGAGTTGGTCGGTTGGCCTTTGACGCCTGGATCAGGACTCTTGCTTCCACATAGAGGGGGCCCCTGACAGCggcatggtgtggtctggtgtaacccagagtgggacactctctttGGCAGCATGGCGTGGGCTGGGACGCCCGGAGTGGGACTCTGGCAGTGGTTTGCTGCAGCAGTGAAGAAGGAAAGTTGGACTTTCTTTaagttattattttttaaattattctaaattaatgTGAATGGTGTTTATGTACgagaacacttttcactgtattttatattgaatgcaaGTGACAACAAAGGATATTCAAAGAATATTCAATCACTGTACCACTTTTTACAACTAAGCAGCCACAATGCTTATTTCCCCTGAAGTATCTTATGATATGTTTTGCATGGAAGTGGTTGAATTTTTGTGTAAGGGATGCCATGGATTTTAACATGGGTCCTCCACCCcacctcaaaaaattcaaatgcTCTTCAACTGAGTGAGGAAATAAAAATTGTTGCAAGAATGGAAGAGCTAGCAGACATTAGACAGTTGTAGTGTTTCTCGGTGTACAGCATTGTACATAAAGTAGGTGGAGTCCTGATTATCCATTGTACCCAATCAatatagagaaaatgaggtctgcagatgctggagatcagagatggaaatgtgttgctggaaaagcgcagcaggtcaggcagcatctagggaacaggagaatcgacgtttcaggcattagcccttcttcaggaatggctaatgcccgaaacgtcgattctcctgttccctagatgctgcctgacctgctgcgcttttccagcaacacatttccatccccaaTCAATATAGTATTGGTATGTACACCTGGGGCGGGGTGAAGAGGCAGTGTGTGGGTGAGCAAGAGGGAAATAGTAATCATAGATATAATAACTGTCTAAACCACCTACTACACCCAGCTTCATAAATACAATGGCTTCActgttatttattcatttatcatTTTCACAGTGACAGTACATCACCATAAATCAGGTACCTTTGTAACTCTTAGCTAAGCAACTACAAAGCAAACAAACTAAAATATAGATTGCCAAAAACACACCCTGCACCAAATCTATTTTTGCAGGGATTAATATTTCACAATGTGTACATGTTATTTATGAAGGTATTACCATTGGTGAAGGTTTTATGGAGCCACGTGGATGACTGAAGTGGTAACCACTGTTGGGAATGCCAATTTCTCCATATATAAGTCCTCAATTAAGGTTCTGAGTGAGGTTGTTGGTGGACCAGGGTCAAGAGATCACTGGGAGGTATTAAAGAAGGGGTGTCTCTACTGGGTCTGGAATTTGCAGAGCAGATTCCTCCTGCATTGTCTGGTACCAGCCCATGCATTTGAAGTTGTCAGATGTTCTGTTTCGCATGGTTCTCCTCAGCTTTAGATAAAGTGTTCCGATAATAGATAGGGACCTTAATTCGTCATTAATTGGGTCTGACGTGCACGCACTACATAAAATTTCAACAAGGCCGTGGTGAACAGATAGACAGCAAGAAGGGCACCTGCTGGATTTTATGCTGACAACTAGTGGTTTGAAGGTGGAGGGCATGCATTGTTCAGCCTATGGAATATATGAGCAGTCCATGTGTGGTaagagaaagaataaaaataagagTAAGAATATGTGAACAATGTTTCTGTAAAACTGAAAAGCATGACATTTTGCTGAAGTTTTTTATCTTGTATTCTTCAGGACAAATACAAGAACGAAATTTtaaatgatcacaacaatttatgcAACAGGCAAAAAGGGAGAAATTATTTGACAAGTTAACAGATTGACTGTGACATTGCCATTGAGAAAGCAACGGGGAACAATTACTTCCAGGTTTCTGGGTAATTAAAATGAGGTGCTCGGCTTGGACATATTCTTTTCATTTGCAGAGAGTGGGTCCCTGTGTATGTCACTTCAAAAAGTGGAAATAAGCCACATTATGAGGCTTATTGATAATGGTCCCACAGATTTTCCGTTTTTCTACATGGATCACTGAGGTCTTTGTCGGCAGCAATCTTGAAAACTAGAAGTCAATGCCGGGAAAATGTTGACATGCTGATTACCGTGTGCAGACCATCAGGATGGCTTTGGGCAGCACATCTTAGAGGAATTGTTATTTACAGATTACCTTAAATTAGTGGAAGTCAAAGAATCTTTGGTCCCATCTCTCTTTTGAGCATTGTATATTGTATGGAAACACTGAAATGCCGAAGCCATTTCAGGATCAGAGTAAAAACTTTGGACTTCAATattaatttttaacatttattgaaTCCATTACATTTCTGCTGGTATAATCTCTTTATTATTCAATGTTCAATATGTGTCTTTCCAAATTTGAAATCACATAAGGAAGAAGCCAGGTGGATGAATAATTAACACTGCCATGGAACACCAAAGTCACTGGAGTGATACCTGCTCAAAGTCAGTGGGACTCATTAATTATACCAATTGCTGTGTTTTGCAGAATGTGGAAGCCATAGTGGTTTACCTGTCAAAGTAACTTAATGGAAAAAATAGAGTCTTTTTGCCTTTGCTTGTGAGCAGAAGAAACAAAGATATTCAACCCAGCCAAACAAAGAAACTtgcagccttctctgttccacctGGTAAACCTCCTGCTAGCAATTCATGAGTGCTGTTGAGCATTTTTTTGATTTTCAGTTACACAACACCTGGCTTCCATCCACTACTCAGATGCCACTTCACACTGATATTAGGAAAAATTCTGAATAAATCTATACATTTGAAGCCTGCAGGTTTAATCTCCTGGGCACTGTCAATGTTAGGCCAGTTTGTTGCTACCTCATCCTCAACCTGCAAGACTGTTGTCCAAGTTACAATCCGGCTTTAATATGCTTGACTGCGGAATGTATTTGTCCATTGTGCGTAACAATATGCAAAGGCATAAATTTAATTACAAATAAGTAGACGCTGCGTGATTATACATAAGACTGTCCGTTACTAGTTCGGACGTTCACTTAACCCTGATTCACATTCATTCTAAGCACATCTGGGTAGAAGTAGAACATCTTAGTTGTCTTTTAGCATTCCACCTTGATTTATATTGCTTTgcaaaacaattatgtatttttcAATTTTGCTCAATTATTTTATTGCTTCTCAATAACATAAGCAAAAATTGTTAACAGTAAGCAAGCTGAATGGAAAAAAATACATCCCCTAATGTCAAAAGATCAATGTGAACAAAGCAAATGTCAACTTCAAGCAATGAAACTCCATTAATCCTGTACCTATTACAATGGAAGCTTTGacattaataaatattaataCAATGCTGGTACAACATTAAACTATAAAGCTTAAGATTATGAGTATTTGCTTTAACAGTATATTGGCCATTGCCTTGTAAAGTTGCTGTATATCTTAATCTAATAAGCCAAGTGGGCATatgaaattaaaatacaaaatttaTTATTGAAAAGTGAATTACAAACCAACAGGCACAATGTGGAAGAGTTAATTTGGAATGCTGCTGTGATCTTGcagattctgctgctccttagGTTCACCTGCAAGATGTAGAAGTTTGGATTCCTGTGGTCATCAAGAATTTACTTTCTGTGTATCAAGTGAAGTGATGACTACGTTTATAAGAAGAGTGGCCCCCACAAGGATAATGGtaattttgttgcatttgttcAATGTTTTCTGGTTGTCGATTTCAGTCACATTGGTTTTTGCTGTGCAAAAATTAGCATTAATAGATATTAATCAATATAAATCAAAAGTACCAATTCTTTCCACGACATAGCACATTCTACGTACATCTATCTATATAGCACAAATCATAATATAAAACACCAATTCTAATTTGCCAAACCTTTATTACAATATATTGGTTCAGGAACAAACAAATCCAAAATATGGGTCTATTACTAGTTAAACTGTGAAATGCTTCATTTGTCCTCAATACAAACAGACTTATGAATTCTAAATTCCATAGACATCAGCATCAAAAGGGTCCACTGTTCATTGCATTCTATTGGCGAAAGCTTATCAGCACTCTTTTTAAGCTAATGACTGAGTGTACATACATAAAGGATTTCTCTGTGCAGTGTCCTGTTCTCATTTTAATTTGCGTCACAGTATTTGAAGTGATTTTAATTTGTGGCAGAAAAAACAGCTGTTTGACATGCACTGACAACTAAAATCAGGCCTAAAACAAATTCTAGGGCTATATGGTTTGACATTATGTACTTACATAACTGCAATATGGTTGATAACTCGATCTCAACTGATAAAATGCAGGATCATCACATAATCAGATATGGTAAACAGCCAGTTCTTTATATCAGCTGTCAATATATAGAAGTAAATAAGAGAAATAGATTTACTTACCACTAAAAACAAGCAGGAAAAAGATCACAACCTGAAGTATAAGAGAGAGACTAATCAGGACAATAAGAGGAACGTAGTACTTAAATTCAGGTCCTTGTTCGAGAACTCCAACCAATTGTGTTGTATTAGACATGAGTAAGGTAACATCCAGCATGCTCTCCGCCACGCTTTTTAATGTGGCGTAGTCATTGAAGTTAATTGAAGACACCTGTGTTGTAGTGGTATTTTCATCCTATAgaacataaataaaaataaatatgttaTAAAAACTTTTTAAATAATGAAGAGCTCAGTGACCAGCATGACTCTCTCGCCGAGAAATTGGTCCACACACCAATTGTTCTTCAGGGCTAGAAATTGTGTCATAGGGAGTAAGGGCTTGGACAGGAAAGATGCATCTTTTACCCACGCCTATTTGAGACCTCTTTCTCATCATTAGTTTTCTTTGATGTTCCCAGCTCCAGCCTCCCATCTCCAGCTAAGATTCAGCCTAGCTGTCAACTGCTAGGCCCAACCTAACAAAAAGCATCATAGCAACAGCTAGCATTGTATTTCATCACAGCTTAGTAACCATCTACCtgcacaaggagaaagtgaggactgcagatgctggagatcagagtcaaaaagtgtggcgcgagaaaggcacaacaggtcaggcagctcatTATGTGCAAGTCAAAGAAAACCAGAATTACATTGTGGGTATTATAGATAGAATGGTTACATCacaaaggaaatggaagaattttAATCTTTAAAAGATACTCTGAATTGAATTTAGAATGTTTCTTGAGAGCTATCATTTTCCAATCACTCAATTCAATATGTTTATGATGGGAAATAGCATTACTGgttaaacagcaaaacaaagtcaTGATAAGTAAAATGTATCAATCCTGTTCCACAGGATGGCTATGATGCAGGAACAGATCTGTGGCTATTTTTGGTACTTGAGGCTTCACAACAGATGGAACCCCTCAGGAGAGTTTGACTGGGGTCTTCCTCAGTGTCTCCTTTCACCATCTACTGCAATGTACCCTGCTGCAAACTTTTAATTAGTACCCCTTTTCAGGGATAAGTACCAGGATGCATTATTGAAAAGGCCTTTAGGTTCTTTAATGATCCATGTCATTTCAAATATCCAATGAGTACTTACTTCTGGATGTACATACTTCAGCAAGCATTTTAATTAAACAAGTATAAGTAAACAATCTCAAATTAAACCAATTCTTATTTCTTTCAACTTTGGCTTAAAACTAGTCAACTTATCTACAATAATGATTTTCTAGCCTGGTTTCCATGACTGTGAAACTAAAAACAATTTCCATTAAAaatgaactttaaaaacatttttaaaactcctCTAACACTTCTTTGCTGCTCTGAGATGCTGTATAAGAAAGTGAAAAGAAGAAAGGACTTATCTTGCACCACATTAAATCTTCAGGACATTCTATAGCACTCTACAACTGAACTATTTTCACATGGCAATTCTTCTTCTCATTAATGAtatgtgggcactgctggctggccagcattaattgcctgtcCCAAGTTCCCTTTAAAACAttgtgatgagctgtcttcttgaattgctgcagtccatgtgctatgctTGAAcacacaatgccctttgggagggaattccaggaattttgacctagcaacaattGAGCAAGCAGCAattatatttacaagtcaggatggtgagttgtttggagatgaacttacaggtggtggtgtttccatgtatctgctgcccttgtccttccaggtgaaacgatcatttgtttggaagatgctgtctttggtaaatttctgcaatctATCTTGTAGATAGCATGGGCTGTAActactaagcatcagtggtggagggatacGGTACAAATTAAACGGGTTGCCTTGTTCTCAATggtttaggtcagagtggtgctggaaaaacacagcagggcaggcagcatccgaggagcaggaaaatcgaagtttcaggcaaaggcccttcatcaggaatagaggcagaaagcctccaaggtggagagataaatgggagatggggctggggagaaagtagcaaagagtacaatagatgaatgggggtgggtatagaggagaaagtgaggtctgcagatgctggagatcaaagttgaaactttattgctggaacagcacagcaggtcaggcagcatccagggaacaggagattcgaagtTTCNNNNNNNNNNNNNNNNNNNNNNNNNNNNNNNNNNNNNNNNNNNNNNNNNNNNNNNNNNNNNNNNNNNNNNNNNNNNNNNNNNNNNNNNNNNNNNNNNNNNNNNNNNNNNNNNNNNNNNNNNNNNNNNNNNNNNNNNNNNNNNNNNNNNNNNNNNNNNNNNNNNNNNNNNNNNNNNNNNNNNNNNNNNNNNNNNNNNNNNNNNNNNNNNNNNNNNNNNNNNNNNNNNNNNNNNNNNNNNNNNNNNNNNNNNNNNNNNNNNNNNNNNNNNNNNNNNNNNNNNNNNNNNNNNNNNNNNNNNNNNNNNNNNNNNNNNNNNNNNNNNNNNNNNNNNNNNNNNNNNNNNNNNNNNNNNNNNNNNNNNNNNNNNNNNNNNNNNNNNNNNNNNNNNNNNNNNNNNNNNNNNNNNNNNNNNNNNNNNNNNNNNNNNNNNNNNNNNNNNNNNNNNNNNNNNNNNNNNNNNNNNNNNNNNNNNNNNNNNNNNNNNNNNNNNNNNNNNNNNNNNNNNNNNNNNNNNNNNNNNNNNNNNNNNNNNNNNNNNNNNNNNNNNNNNNNNNNNNNNNNNNNNNNNNNNNNNNNNNNNNNNNNNNNNNNNNNNNNNNNNNNNNNNNNNNNNNNNNNNNNNNNNNNNNNNNNNNNNNNNNNNNNNNNNNNNNNNNNNNNNNNNNNNNNNNNNNNNNNNNNNNNNNNNNNNNNNNNNNNNNNNNNNNN
Protein-coding sequences here:
- the LOC122559578 gene encoding ninjurin-2-like — protein: MSTSTLGSHERTDENTTTTQVSSINFNDYATLKSVAESMLDVTLLMSNTTQLVGVLEQGPEFKYYVPLIVLISLSLILQVVIFFLLVFSAKTNVTEIDNQKTLNKCNKITIILVGATLLINVVITSLDTQKVNS